One segment of Natronosalvus halobius DNA contains the following:
- a CDS encoding cytidylyltransferase domain-containing protein has product MEQNLVGVELEIQSNTAYSHKVNPPKNTLDLHRTNKCKDKEAKSQPMKKVTATIQARVGSSRLPGKVMYPLNGEPAIGHVTRRVQAAEQVTNVVVATSTEPQDEVIYRSAPLCDADVLRGSESDVLSRFVQIVEQHDPDIVVRITGDCPLIDPRTIDAVTTRLVETGSDYATNVLKRTFPRGLDVEAFTKNSFEKIQIDATEQHHREHVTPYYHENQDQFRLENVTSDEVFNQEWMHNRTDLRLTLDEGPDYEVLRQVYDNVAYDEILPIQDAVRYVDEQDLMDVNKHVNQKEI; this is encoded by the coding sequence GTGGAGCAAAACTTGGTTGGTGTTGAATTGGAGATTCAGAGTAATACTGCCTATTCTCACAAAGTAAACCCACCTAAAAACACTCTTGACCTCCATAGGACCAATAAGTGTAAGGATAAAGAAGCCAAATCACAACCAATGAAAAAGGTAACCGCTACAATTCAGGCTCGAGTCGGATCAAGTCGTCTTCCTGGAAAAGTGATGTATCCTTTGAACGGAGAGCCAGCAATCGGTCACGTTACCAGGCGAGTACAGGCTGCGGAGCAAGTCACAAATGTGGTCGTTGCAACGTCGACAGAACCACAGGACGAAGTCATATATCGATCTGCCCCACTATGCGATGCTGATGTTCTTCGAGGATCAGAATCAGACGTTCTGAGTCGATTTGTGCAAATCGTAGAGCAGCACGACCCAGATATTGTCGTTCGAATTACTGGCGATTGTCCACTCATTGATCCCCGGACTATTGATGCTGTAACCACCAGACTGGTAGAGACGGGAAGTGACTATGCAACAAATGTTCTCAAACGTACTTTTCCGAGAGGATTGGACGTAGAGGCCTTCACAAAGAACAGTTTTGAGAAAATTCAAATCGATGCAACTGAGCAGCACCATCGAGAACATGTCACGCCTTACTACCACGAGAACCAAGACCAATTTAGACTCGAGAACGTCACATCTGACGAAGTCTTCAATCAGGAATGGATGCATAATCGAACGGATCTCCGATTGACCCTCGATGAAGGACCAGATTACGAAGTTCTTCGTCAAGTATACGATAATGTAGCATACGATGAAATCCTCCCAATCCAGGATGCAGTTCGTTATGTAGATGAGCAGGATTTAATGGATGTCAATAAACATGTAAATCAAAAAGAAATATGA
- a CDS encoding polysaccharide pyruvyl transferase family protein encodes MSPDYRFLVLTTWPKGGTGNVGDKLITESAKDFLQHELGEIEFEQIFRGKDLTDRLDYVNSFDTVLLPGFAVREPISSTYAIAEVFDKVSVPAVPLGSGWKSYPGDRLDAEMTEYNSDTKDFLSKVSSGVSLLSTRDYMTDRAFRENGVANTVMTGDCAWYDTDYLGEPMHRPKSIDSVVLTTPHSGHYESQAIDVADMLFEVFPSADVTCTLHSKPTSHEQRIADHCQRRGGKVVNAANNISAIDFYKESDLHVGYRVHGHVAHLRKRRPSILISEDGRGVGFSNSLGHTCFQAFSRRVAHGAFSSNSAFYRVSSLFDKHLETHNKNLVSNLRHYIDEEYRSDFRRISTIAPIIDETYEKIQDVIRNEIPAKRTI; translated from the coding sequence ATGAGCCCAGACTATCGTTTCCTTGTTTTAACCACTTGGCCGAAAGGTGGCACGGGGAATGTTGGAGATAAACTCATCACAGAGAGTGCGAAAGACTTTCTCCAGCATGAACTCGGGGAGATTGAATTCGAACAAATATTTCGTGGTAAAGATCTCACTGATCGCCTCGATTACGTGAATTCGTTTGATACTGTGTTGCTTCCTGGATTTGCAGTTCGAGAGCCTATCTCGAGTACCTATGCTATTGCGGAGGTTTTCGACAAGGTATCTGTCCCGGCCGTGCCACTCGGATCGGGATGGAAAAGTTATCCAGGTGATCGTCTTGATGCAGAAATGACCGAATATAACAGCGATACGAAGGACTTTCTCTCAAAAGTTAGTTCGGGCGTATCATTACTTTCTACTCGAGATTACATGACTGACCGGGCGTTCCGTGAAAATGGCGTTGCTAACACAGTCATGACTGGCGATTGTGCTTGGTACGATACTGACTACCTTGGTGAGCCGATGCATCGCCCCAAGTCGATCGATAGTGTGGTACTTACTACCCCACATTCGGGCCATTACGAATCGCAGGCGATTGACGTTGCTGATATGCTTTTTGAAGTATTCCCATCTGCAGATGTTACCTGTACATTGCACAGTAAGCCAACCTCACATGAACAGCGTATCGCGGATCACTGCCAACGTCGTGGCGGTAAGGTGGTGAACGCTGCTAACAACATTTCAGCAATTGATTTTTACAAAGAGTCGGATCTACACGTCGGGTACCGCGTCCACGGTCACGTCGCTCATCTCCGTAAACGGCGTCCATCTATTCTCATCTCAGAGGATGGTCGCGGTGTTGGATTCTCGAACTCACTCGGTCATACCTGTTTCCAGGCATTTAGCCGTCGCGTTGCACATGGCGCGTTTTCCTCAAATAGCGCGTTCTACCGGGTCTCATCGCTATTCGATAAGCACCTAGAAACTCATAATAAGAATTTGGTATCCAATCTCCGTCATTATATCGACGAAGAATACCGGTCTGATTTCAGACGTATTTCGACTATTGCACCAATTATTGATGAAACCTACGAGAAGATTCAAGATGTAATTCGAAACGAGATACCAGCAAAACGGACTATATAA
- a CDS encoding sulfatase yields the protein MAKPNVLWISLESVRADYTSLGQSNDTPTPNIKRIASTDEGRYFSNCYAHAHWTPASTTSILTGTYPSSHGVGYKSGKNITKVPRDLSTVPQLLDGQGYQTALFGGNTYVSSATGLDRGFDQCDTTSETDLFSLRGMKAFYQYIKNVRYNGIGLRTDIPTHGDSFREWHQFIGLRDWIKSCTESEMPYFGYVHINNSHHPYRPPNAVLRHTISDNDITISEVRKHSNKFSDGIMDLIANNSTLNANQRRAVLAAYEAEIRYDDYFIGKIFNYVRSQKNTIIVITGDHGELFGEKGVFGHNLILHDKLLHVPMVVYGLDLETVSDDALMQHMDVMQTILNTIGVDTTQFQGFDLNSQKRDFVIAERGPRPEDIDNLKKINSQIDDRRFHRTGVACLRSKEWKYQKSTDREELFRLPDETTDLSSEFPGKRDELEKALDERLPTDKFESSVKAEFTEQMKDQLRDMGYLD from the coding sequence ATGGCTAAACCTAATGTTCTCTGGATATCTCTTGAGAGTGTCCGTGCTGACTACACATCCTTGGGGCAGTCGAACGATACACCAACTCCGAATATTAAGCGAATAGCTTCCACAGATGAGGGAAGATACTTTAGCAACTGCTACGCTCATGCTCATTGGACTCCTGCTTCTACAACATCAATTCTCACAGGAACATATCCTTCAAGCCATGGTGTCGGTTACAAATCTGGGAAAAATATAACTAAAGTCCCACGGGATTTGTCTACTGTCCCCCAACTACTAGATGGCCAAGGCTATCAAACAGCTCTCTTTGGGGGCAATACATATGTAAGCTCCGCCACAGGCCTTGATCGTGGATTTGACCAATGTGATACGACTTCTGAAACGGATCTATTTTCTTTAAGAGGTATGAAAGCATTCTACCAGTATATAAAGAATGTGAGATATAATGGTATAGGGCTGAGGACAGATATTCCAACTCATGGAGATAGTTTCAGAGAGTGGCATCAATTCATTGGACTAAGGGACTGGATCAAATCCTGCACAGAGTCTGAAATGCCATATTTTGGCTATGTCCATATTAATAACTCACACCATCCGTATCGACCCCCCAATGCAGTATTGAGACATACGATATCTGACAATGATATAACGATCTCTGAGGTGAGAAAACATTCCAATAAATTTAGTGATGGTATCATGGATTTGATAGCTAATAACTCTACACTGAATGCTAATCAACGAAGGGCTGTATTGGCAGCGTATGAGGCTGAAATTCGATATGACGATTATTTCATTGGAAAGATTTTCAATTACGTCCGGTCTCAAAAAAATACTATTATAGTTATTACCGGCGACCACGGTGAACTCTTTGGTGAAAAAGGTGTGTTTGGACATAATCTTATTTTGCATGATAAACTACTTCATGTCCCTATGGTAGTCTATGGGTTAGACTTGGAGACTGTTTCTGACGATGCACTTATGCAACATATGGATGTCATGCAGACGATCCTCAATACAATTGGTGTAGATACAACCCAATTTCAAGGGTTTGATTTGAATAGTCAGAAGAGGGATTTCGTAATAGCTGAACGTGGTCCGCGGCCCGAGGATATCGATAATTTGAAGAAGATAAATAGCCAAATAGATGATAGAAGATTCCATCGAACTGGGGTTGCTTGTCTTCGGTCAAAAGAATGGAAATATCAGAAAAGCACTGACCGAGAGGAATTATTCCGCTTGCCAGATGAAACAACCGATCTCTCTAGCGAATTTCCAGGAAAAAGAGATGAACTCGAAAAAGCACTTGATGAACGACTCCCTACTGACAAATTTGAATCTTCTGTAAAGGCAGAATTCACGGAACAAATGAAGGATCAACTTCGAGATATGGGATATCTTGACTAA
- a CDS encoding flippase, protein MNRSLSFAISAVFSARIFIIVVGALITPLLTRLLGPSSYGQYATILSIFLLVKILMVSGIRSGTKKYLSEERSIPNWKNHVLSTYLHISIIFGSLFAFGLATLSASGIIAITFGESYILLFYLLSILALITQFRNLLVSALMGLQLEKYSEPIKIFEKATFGIVAITLTAIGFGVPGVIIGHIISVGLALLICSVIVHNQIDLSKITDPIPKEFPKRELWKFNYSSVLFAFLLYSLYHVDVILLQIFTGEETVGYYKAALVIVELLWVIPRSIQSVLIQSVSEYWRLGSIYKINELSSKITKYVSLITILLAVGLMVLAEAFMPFYFGDSYSPATTPLLILLPGTICFAVIRPSLAITHAKGDMRLLITGTGIAAGINIILNMLLIPPYGMVGAAVATTLGYSSLLITQLLSARSIGYNPFSGTQPVRVIITGILTGIVLFVVQYNITSPIHKLIIIPPLGGVLFTLIAIGLGIITWEKIRTTWTMIFTD, encoded by the coding sequence ATGAACCGGTCGCTTTCGTTTGCTATTAGTGCTGTATTTAGTGCCAGGATTTTTATTATTGTCGTTGGTGCACTTATCACTCCCCTACTAACACGATTGTTAGGTCCATCATCATATGGCCAATATGCTACAATACTTTCGATATTTCTATTGGTAAAAATACTTATGGTGTCTGGAATCCGAAGCGGAACAAAGAAATATTTGTCAGAGGAACGCTCGATACCAAACTGGAAAAATCATGTTTTATCCACCTATCTGCACATATCAATAATATTTGGCAGTTTGTTTGCCTTTGGATTAGCAACTCTATCTGCAAGTGGAATTATCGCCATTACATTTGGTGAATCTTACATTTTATTATTCTACTTGCTTTCAATCCTTGCGTTAATCACCCAATTCCGAAACTTGTTAGTCAGTGCGCTTATGGGTCTACAACTTGAAAAATATTCGGAGCCAATCAAAATATTTGAGAAAGCAACATTCGGGATCGTAGCCATTACCCTAACGGCAATTGGATTTGGCGTACCTGGGGTGATTATAGGTCATATCATTTCAGTTGGGCTTGCCTTATTAATCTGTTCAGTAATTGTCCACAACCAAATTGATTTGTCAAAAATCACGGATCCCATTCCGAAGGAGTTTCCGAAACGAGAGCTATGGAAATTCAACTATAGTTCTGTGCTTTTTGCCTTCCTACTATATTCGCTCTATCATGTTGATGTAATTTTGTTGCAGATATTTACAGGTGAGGAAACTGTAGGATATTACAAGGCTGCACTTGTTATTGTTGAATTGCTCTGGGTAATACCTCGTTCGATTCAATCAGTATTGATTCAGTCTGTCTCCGAATATTGGAGATTGGGTTCCATCTATAAAATCAACGAATTATCATCTAAAATAACAAAATATGTGTCCTTAATCACTATATTGTTAGCTGTCGGACTAATGGTACTCGCTGAGGCGTTTATGCCGTTTTATTTCGGTGATAGTTACTCCCCAGCGACAACACCACTTCTGATACTATTGCCTGGAACAATTTGTTTCGCAGTCATCAGACCATCTCTTGCTATTACTCATGCAAAAGGTGATATGAGACTATTGATCACTGGAACAGGTATTGCTGCTGGAATCAATATAATATTAAATATGCTATTAATTCCGCCCTATGGAATGGTAGGTGCCGCTGTTGCTACAACTCTGGGTTACAGCTCGTTATTGATAACCCAATTGCTCTCTGCACGATCCATTGGGTATAATCCGTTTTCTGGTACACAACCGGTCCGTGTAATTATCACAGGAATTCTAACTGGAATTGTACTATTTGTTGTTCAGTATAATATAACAAGCCCAATACACAAGCTCATAATAATTCCCCCCTTAGGTGGGGTCCTGTTCACACTGATCGCTATAGGATTGGGCATAATAACATGGGAGAAAATCCGTACTACCTGGACTATGATTTTCACAGATTAG
- a CDS encoding GNAT family N-acetyltransferase, translated as MAMAYCGFCHQKLRHRTDNGGKQEKKVGCDACENLMEDRAEMRISSIDRNDLELLLAWRSFPEIYEHFRKQDGPLSWEEHLNWFQSRDENRYDFIIHYEGRRVGSISLNSEDEVGIFIGEHSAQGYGVATSALRWLCDRFDDHTPLTANVSNENTQSMQLFSRCGFEKQAENGDWVKLQYTT; from the coding sequence ATGGCTATGGCATACTGTGGATTTTGTCATCAGAAACTCAGGCATCGCACAGACAACGGTGGGAAGCAAGAGAAGAAGGTCGGTTGTGATGCTTGTGAGAATCTCATGGAAGATAGGGCAGAAATGAGAATCTCGTCAATAGATAGAAACGATCTCGAACTACTACTGGCATGGAGGTCTTTTCCAGAGATTTACGAGCATTTTCGTAAGCAAGATGGGCCACTATCGTGGGAAGAGCACCTGAATTGGTTTCAGAGTAGAGATGAGAATCGATATGATTTTATTATACACTATGAAGGCCGACGAGTCGGAAGTATTAGTTTAAATTCGGAAGATGAAGTCGGGATTTTCATCGGAGAACATTCCGCACAAGGATACGGTGTGGCAACGAGTGCACTTAGATGGCTTTGTGATCGGTTCGACGATCATACCCCGTTAACGGCGAACGTTTCTAATGAGAATACACAGTCAATGCAATTATTCAGCCGATGCGGATTTGAGAAACAAGCAGAAAATGGGGACTGGGTGAAGTTACAATACACTACTTAA
- a CDS encoding PseG/SpsG family protein, which yields MMRITIRADGNAEIGFGHLFRTSAVAEELLRRGHQVTYATTTPRNVASVTPSSVEIIELKSRDKPRSFTQVLPDQTDVVLIDSYRAGKDYQRTIRDKVSVVLVSDDTRHPVCADVVINGNIYGTELEYEVLGNEPVWCLGADYLLLRESIASKAVEEPPWREQPERTIITMGGSDPTEMTPKILEGFDGTSLRVDAIIGPGFSERQERHIRRIAETVSADVYPIREPDDIARRIFESDFAVCTASTTTYEMLALGTPIISLPVVDNQQLIAAELLKRDAATVLQPECDVARLREAVETYIQKKDLRWNRRSLGRNLVDGKGTHRVVDCLTNRYSS from the coding sequence ATGATGAGGATTACGATCCGGGCAGACGGAAATGCAGAGATTGGTTTTGGACATCTTTTTCGTACCAGTGCAGTAGCGGAAGAATTGCTGAGGCGTGGGCATCAAGTAACCTATGCAACGACGACTCCCAGAAATGTTGCCTCAGTAACCCCCTCATCGGTCGAAATCATCGAACTCAAATCGAGAGATAAACCCAGGTCGTTTACTCAGGTTCTCCCTGACCAAACCGACGTAGTCTTGATTGATTCCTACAGGGCGGGCAAAGACTATCAACGAACCATCCGTGATAAAGTATCAGTTGTTCTCGTTTCAGACGATACACGTCACCCTGTCTGCGCAGACGTCGTGATTAACGGAAATATATACGGGACTGAGCTCGAGTACGAGGTTTTGGGTAATGAACCCGTTTGGTGTCTTGGTGCCGACTATCTCTTGCTCCGTGAATCTATAGCGAGTAAAGCAGTTGAGGAACCACCGTGGCGAGAACAGCCTGAACGAACCATCATTACAATGGGTGGAAGCGACCCAACTGAAATGACACCAAAAATACTAGAAGGCTTTGATGGAACCAGCCTCCGAGTAGACGCAATCATTGGGCCGGGTTTTTCTGAGAGACAAGAGCGCCATATTCGACGGATCGCTGAAACTGTTTCTGCAGATGTGTATCCAATTCGTGAGCCCGACGATATCGCTCGACGGATTTTCGAATCAGACTTTGCAGTTTGTACAGCAAGCACTACAACGTACGAAATGCTGGCCCTTGGAACGCCAATAATCAGTCTTCCCGTAGTCGACAACCAACAACTAATCGCAGCGGAACTTCTCAAGCGCGACGCAGCGACTGTCCTCCAACCAGAATGTGATGTAGCGAGACTCCGAGAGGCAGTAGAGACCTACATCCAGAAAAAAGATCTAAGGTGGAATCGACGGAGTTTAGGAAGAAATCTCGTTGATGGAAAAGGAACACACCGGGTAGTGGATTGCTTAACTAACAGGTATTCGTCGTAA
- a CDS encoding MFS transporter produces the protein MAAADRVAVYEATTQFLEEQPKGEDALKAVLEVDSQLETWTFDDIDLDSGTFGELVSRGIVEKVDEEYRITDRTAIKAVVAGKDVVADSSSKKSWQSLLEFDLGIWGDRRALGGLVGALLLVFTMRITQYRAVFRGDHVVSPGNDPYYYRYWMEALLAESSRPTDIGLLSEMPESANTMRPLTHALNWWFATLLGGDQWAADIVATWLPIVATLALGIVIYALAIVVTRDIRIGLASVILFGVAPVHVVYTQVGFLEHRLHQYFWLGVTLLVLAWLAVDLRQRFESENQRAAVREHLLSPVTWIFAVILGLALGISVHLWGGSPLMFVPLAVYIGLRAILDAREGIPPMLANFPLVVGLALSSTLSAWVHINWGWREPFVAYTPGMVLVVTVPVLLLGELWQRFQWHNSRLVAVEVGVAGLGLYVLWLVRPNDWTDIQGRVDSLFFREGATETSSLFTFDYGVIFGPLTQIGVGFYLGVAVLIWTIWIVNKRYEPAWLLLAVYTSYFMVLAGIQVRFAAQLVVSLSFLGGVGFVYVLSAIDLVRCPLPLQSGSNQFQSEVPDSGSGEQLITFPDRRKAAYILGIGLLICSFSFLYIPGLSGQISYSDAEFDAAMAINEHSAETDRGYSENYVISEWGNNRMYNYFVSGESESYRYARTYFNDFRFGDDPDDYYDQFGNRVGYVIMTDVEGNLPADTAQVQLMEEFGTGNNTTKPLDHYRLLTINNERTVAAFALVPGATIEGVGKANETVNVSTDVSVDGASFTYEREVTVGEGGQFKVTVPYPGKYSIGDSTVEISEEHVENGLKIKVDSSGGTV, from the coding sequence ATGGCTGCGGCAGACCGCGTCGCTGTATACGAGGCTACAACCCAGTTCCTTGAGGAACAACCTAAGGGCGAAGATGCACTCAAGGCCGTCCTTGAGGTAGATTCGCAACTCGAAACGTGGACCTTCGATGATATTGACCTCGATTCGGGTACATTCGGTGAGTTGGTCTCTAGAGGGATTGTCGAGAAGGTAGATGAGGAGTATCGGATCACCGATCGTACGGCCATCAAGGCCGTGGTGGCGGGCAAGGATGTCGTCGCGGATTCGTCGTCCAAGAAGTCGTGGCAGTCTTTGCTTGAGTTCGATCTGGGTATCTGGGGTGACCGACGGGCGCTCGGCGGACTGGTCGGCGCACTGTTGTTGGTCTTCACGATGCGAATTACTCAGTACAGAGCGGTGTTCCGCGGCGACCACGTCGTCTCGCCGGGAAACGACCCGTACTACTATCGGTACTGGATGGAGGCATTACTGGCCGAGTCCTCAAGGCCGACAGATATTGGGCTACTTTCGGAGATGCCAGAAAGTGCAAACACTATGCGCCCGCTAACCCACGCGCTGAACTGGTGGTTCGCAACGCTGTTAGGGGGCGACCAGTGGGCCGCCGACATAGTCGCAACTTGGCTCCCTATCGTTGCGACGCTCGCACTAGGTATCGTCATCTACGCGCTAGCAATAGTAGTGACGAGGGATATCCGCATTGGACTCGCTTCGGTCATACTTTTCGGTGTTGCACCCGTTCATGTCGTCTATACGCAGGTGGGCTTTCTCGAGCACCGACTACATCAATACTTTTGGCTTGGCGTGACGCTGCTGGTGTTGGCGTGGCTTGCGGTCGATCTACGTCAGCGATTCGAGTCTGAGAATCAGCGGGCAGCTGTTCGAGAACACCTCTTGTCGCCCGTGACGTGGATTTTTGCGGTTATATTAGGTCTCGCGCTCGGGATTTCGGTCCACCTCTGGGGTGGGTCACCATTGATGTTTGTTCCCTTAGCGGTGTACATTGGACTGCGAGCGATTCTTGATGCTCGCGAGGGCATTCCACCAATGCTGGCGAATTTTCCGTTAGTGGTCGGTCTCGCGTTAAGTAGCACACTCTCGGCTTGGGTCCACATCAACTGGGGCTGGCGAGAGCCATTCGTTGCCTACACGCCTGGGATGGTGCTCGTAGTGACTGTCCCCGTTCTTCTCTTAGGGGAACTCTGGCAACGATTTCAATGGCACAATAGTAGACTGGTGGCGGTTGAGGTCGGCGTCGCCGGATTAGGGCTGTACGTGCTTTGGTTAGTTCGGCCAAATGATTGGACTGACATTCAAGGACGAGTCGACAGTCTGTTCTTCAGGGAGGGCGCCACTGAGACATCTTCGTTGTTCACCTTCGACTATGGGGTGATCTTTGGACCATTGACCCAGATTGGAGTGGGGTTTTATCTTGGTGTTGCAGTACTTATTTGGACTATCTGGATAGTCAATAAACGATATGAACCCGCGTGGCTGTTGCTTGCGGTCTACACGTCATACTTCATGGTGTTGGCGGGAATACAGGTTCGGTTCGCTGCGCAACTTGTTGTTTCGTTATCCTTTCTTGGCGGTGTTGGCTTCGTGTACGTTCTGTCAGCAATTGACCTCGTACGATGCCCTCTGCCGTTGCAGAGCGGTAGCAACCAATTCCAGTCAGAGGTACCCGATAGTGGGAGTGGTGAACAGTTGATTACGTTTCCCGATCGGCGAAAAGCCGCATACATTCTTGGGATCGGATTGCTTATCTGCAGCTTCAGCTTTCTCTATATTCCCGGGCTGTCCGGACAAATCTCGTATAGCGATGCAGAGTTCGACGCTGCGATGGCGATTAATGAGCACTCAGCGGAAACTGATCGCGGATATTCTGAAAATTATGTGATAAGTGAATGGGGCAATAATCGGATGTACAACTACTTCGTGAGCGGAGAATCGGAAAGCTATCGGTACGCGAGAACATATTTCAATGACTTCCGCTTTGGCGACGATCCTGACGACTACTACGACCAGTTTGGAAACCGAGTTGGATATGTTATCATGACTGATGTTGAAGGTAATTTGCCGGCAGACACTGCGCAAGTACAATTAATGGAGGAATTTGGAACAGGGAATAATACTACCAAGCCGCTAGACCACTACCGACTTTTGACCATTAATAACGAACGGACTGTTGCAGCATTCGCCTTGGTACCGGGTGCAACGATTGAAGGTGTCGGCAAAGCGAACGAGACTGTGAACGTAAGTACAGATGTGTCCGTCGACGGGGCGTCCTTCACATACGAGCGCGAAGTAACCGTTGGAGAGGGCGGCCAATTTAAGGTGACGGTACCATACCCTGGCAAGTACTCGATCGGCGACAGTACTGTTGAAATTTCTGAGGAACATGTAGAAAACGGGTTAAAGATCAAAGTTGATAGCTCTGGTGGCACTGTCTAG
- a CDS encoding N-acetylneuraminate synthase family protein gives MEPFTIGNRKIGPDEPTYVIAEAGSNHNGDLEIAKELIDVAADAGADAVKFQTFRAEDLYVEDSGDVEYLEDERSIYEIIESMEMPYEWIPILYDYCNQRGIDFMSTPFDERSASELEEYVSAWKVASYTSSHIPFLEYLADTEMPIIMSTGAHSLEEVSESVSVLRSAGVSDLVLLQCVAAYPTPLSEINLRVIETLSNEFEIISGLSDHTLDPTIAPSAAVALGACVVEKHFTLDKSMDGPDHEFALEPAELQDMITTIRATETALGSSEKRVLEVENELYEKARRAVHAVSDISAGERISEENVKILRSGSQEGGLPPKFYKEITGKIAARPINSGKGIEWDDIDV, from the coding sequence ATGGAACCGTTCACTATCGGCAATCGAAAAATTGGCCCAGACGAGCCAACGTACGTCATCGCGGAAGCCGGATCGAATCACAACGGTGACCTCGAGATTGCAAAAGAATTGATCGACGTTGCAGCTGATGCTGGTGCCGATGCAGTAAAATTTCAGACATTTCGGGCCGAGGATCTCTATGTTGAAGATAGCGGTGACGTAGAATACCTCGAGGATGAACGGTCTATCTACGAAATTATCGAGTCGATGGAAATGCCTTATGAGTGGATACCTATATTATATGACTATTGCAACCAACGTGGGATTGATTTTATGTCGACGCCATTTGACGAACGATCAGCCTCAGAACTGGAGGAATACGTATCCGCGTGGAAAGTCGCTTCGTATACGAGCAGCCACATCCCGTTTCTCGAATATCTGGCCGATACCGAGATGCCGATAATTATGTCGACAGGGGCTCATAGCCTTGAAGAAGTCTCCGAGTCAGTTTCGGTACTTCGATCGGCTGGTGTCTCTGATCTCGTATTACTACAGTGTGTGGCAGCGTATCCGACGCCGCTATCGGAGATCAATCTACGTGTTATTGAAACACTATCGAATGAATTTGAGATAATTTCTGGTCTGTCTGATCACACGCTTGATCCAACTATCGCACCCAGTGCTGCAGTCGCTCTCGGTGCCTGTGTCGTAGAAAAACACTTTACGCTGGACAAGTCCATGGATGGGCCTGACCACGAGTTCGCCTTGGAACCTGCCGAACTCCAGGATATGATTACCACTATTCGCGCAACAGAGACTGCACTCGGCTCTTCTGAGAAGCGTGTCCTTGAGGTCGAAAACGAACTTTACGAGAAGGCTCGGCGTGCGGTCCACGCCGTTTCTGATATTAGCGCAGGAGAGAGAATATCTGAGGAAAATGTCAAGATATTACGGTCTGGAAGTCAAGAAGGTGGCTTACCTCCAAAATTCTATAAAGAAATCACCGGGAAAATTGCGGCCCGACCTATTAACAGTGGTAAAGGCATTGAGTGGGACGATATCGATGTTTAA